A genome region from Brassica oleracea var. oleracea cultivar TO1000 chromosome C2, BOL, whole genome shotgun sequence includes the following:
- the LOC106324384 gene encoding glutathione S-transferase T3-like: MDSNIYLNFVDLLQSQQESSIGLESSYIPLFGTQASESSNFEQDSPAARTPRRTWTPTDDVVLISSWLNTSKDPVVRNEQRSVAFWKRIAAYFSASPKLIGYEKREASHCKQRWHKINDLVCKFCGAYEATTREKSSGQNENDILKQAHKIFFNNRKKKFTLEHAWKELRNDQKWCELSTAKNEGSSKKRKCEEGFITASSQADTAVDDEGPIRPAKAWGKKTMVEGKELSDFQTMCSIKKEDLALKERLSKMKLLDILVLLLVVVVVHVLVLLVVVVVLVVLGLHFACLVKKSEKVIHGLAHCTHVKHWERVVLFSLVTDKSL; encoded by the exons ATGGATTCCAATATATATCTTAATTTTGTTGATCTTCTTCAAAGTCAACAAGAAAGTAGCATTGGTTTAGAATCTTCTTATATTCCTCTCTTTGGCACTCAGGCTTCTGAAAGTTCAAACTTCGAACAAGACAGTCCTGCTGCGCGTACACCAAGAAGGACGTGGACACCAACTGATGATGTAGTGCTCATCAGCTCCTGGTTAAACACGTCCAAAGATCCCGTTGTAAGGAATGAGCAACGGTCTGTTGCTTTCTGGAAGAGAATCGCAGCGTACTTCTCGGCGAGTCCCAAGCTTATTGGATATGAAAAACGAGAGGCGTCTCACTGTAAGCAGAGGTGGCACAAGATAAATGATTTAGTTTGCAAGTTTTGTGGAGCTTACGAAGCTACAACCAGGGAGAAGAGTAGTGGACAAAATGAGAATGATATTCTCAAACAAGCCCACAAAATTTTCTTCAACAACCGCAAAAAGAAGTTCACACTTGAACATGCGTGGAAGGAGCTCCGAAATGACCAGAAGTGGTGTGAGCTCTCGACGGCAAAAAATGAAGGAAGCTCGAAGAAGAGGAAGTGTGAGGAGGGTTTTATAACAGCAAGCTCTCAAGCTGATACTGCTGTAGATGATGAAGGACCCATTCGTCCTGCAAAAGCCTGGGGTAAGAAGACGATGGTTGAGGGTAAGGAGCTGTCTGACTTTCAGACCATGTGCAGCATCAAGAAGGAGGATTTGGCACTGAAAGAAAGGCTCTCCAAGATGAAGCTACTTGACA TTCTTGTTCTTCTTCTTGTTGTAGTTGTAGTTCATGTTCTAGTTCTTCTTGTTGTAGTTGTAGTTCTTGTTGTTCTCGGTTTACATTTTGCTTGTCTT GTCAAGAAGAGTGAAAAAGTGATTCACGGACTAGCTCATTGTACTCATGTCAAGCATTGGGAGCGTGTGGTCTTGTTTTCTCTTGTCACGGATAAGAGTTTGTAA
- the LOC106327072 gene encoding peroxidase 31 translates to MAEHWPLKSLSLFFLLTLLASTAEPRLTTDFYSKSCPRFHDIVRDTISSKQITNPTTAAAVIRLFFHDCFPNGCDASILISSTAFNAAERDSSINLSLPGDGFDAVVRAKTALELACPNTVSCSDIISAATRDLLVTVGGPYYPVFLGRRDSRISKASLLADLLPLPSSPISKTIRQFESRGFSVQEMVALSGAHSIGFSHCKEFVGLVGRNSTGYNPRFAVALKKACSNYPRDPTLSVFNDISTPNKFDNMYYQNIPKGLGLLESDHGLYSDPRTRPFVDLYARDQDRFFKDFAKAMQKLSLYGVKTGRRGEIRRRCDAIN, encoded by the coding sequence ATGGCGGAACATTGGCCACTCAAATCTCTCTCCCTATTCTTCCTCTTGACTCTCCTCGCCTCCACCGCCGAACCTCGCCTAACGACCGACTTCTACTCCAAATCATGCCCTCGCTTCCACGACATAGTCCGCGACACAATCTCCAGCAAACAAATCACCAACCCGACCACCGCCGCCGCCGTCATCCGCCTCTTCTTCCACGACTGTTTCCCCAACGGCTGCGACGCGTCGATCCTCATCTCCTCCACCGCCTTCAACGCCGCCGAGCGCGACTCCTCCATCAACCTCTCCCTCCCCGGCGACGGCTTCGACGCCGTCGTCAGAGCCAAAACCGCCCTTGAGCTCGCCTGCCCCAACACCGTCTCCTGCTCCGACATCATCTCCGCCGCGACTCGCGACCTCCTCGTGACCGTCGGCGGTCCTTACTACCCGGTCTTCCTCGGCCGCCGCGACTCGAGAATATCCAAAGCCTCTCTCCTCGCCGACCTCCTCCCTCTCCCGTCGTCTCCGATCTCGAAGACCATTCGCCAGTTTGAGTCCAGAGGCTTCTCCGTTCAGGAGATGGTCGCTCTCAGTGGAGCGCACTCGATCGGATTCTCGCATTGCAAAGAGTTTGTGGGCCTGGTGGGTCGGAACAGTACCGGGTATAACCCGAGATTCGCTGTCGCGTTGAAGAAAGCTTGTTCTAATTACCCGAGAGACCCGACGTTGTCTGTCTTCAACGATATTAGTACTCCGAACAAGTTCGATAATATGTATTACCAGAATATCCCCAAGGGTCTTGGGCTACTTGAATCGGATCACGGGTTGTACTCCGACCCGAGAACCCGGCCTTTTGTTGATCTTTACGCTAGGGATCAAGATCGGTTCTTTAAAGACTTTGCTAAAGCGATGCAAAAGTTGAGTCTTTACGGTGTAAAGACTGGTCGACGGGGAGAGATCCGGCGAAGGTGCGATGCCATTAACTGA
- the LOC106324385 gene encoding ubiquitin carboxyl-terminal hydrolase 13-like, producing the protein MVLSQLAFLGKLNNLLYIFQEEKRKANYGAIWLLCFFCCIFVFQVMKLGTTQPSKTSSIAVIDSPISSDKLFDRREYWRERPPSTYCLKISSFTKLATSPNTQKYDSLPFASDGYNWTLTVYPKGNKNEDGDGQVSLYVQIDNSTLLNSPKEVDPEIKFFIYNQKEDNKYLTYQETDAKRFFLFKPYWGQPRTKSYDEIANPGNGYLFDKGQILFGVDVLVTETFNKWEVFSFTENLHNRFYKWEITSFSSLEKQFYLSDEFTIGGRNCMDNDTLKVEMEFEYFSKTKYFPS; encoded by the exons ATGGTTTTGTCCCAATTGGCTTTTCTTGGTAAG TTGAACAATCTTCTTTACATATTTCAAGAAGAGAAGAGAAAGGCAAACTATGGAGCAATATGGTTGCTTTGCTTCTTTTGTTGCATTTTTGTATTCCAAGTCATGAAACTCGGAACAACACAACCTTCAAAAACATCTTCCATCGCTGTTATCGATAGCCCAATCTCTTCTGATAAGCTCTTTGACAGGAGAGAATACTGGAGAGAGCGTCCCCCATCTACTTACTGCCTCAAAATCTCATCGTTCACTAAACTCGCCACTTCTCCAAACACTCAGAAGTACGATTCCCTTCCTTTTGCATCCGATGGATACAATTG GACACTTACTGTGTATCCTAAAGGAAACAAAAACGAGGATGGTGATGGACAGGTTTCCCTTTACGTACAAATAGACAACTCTACACTCCTTAACTCTCCTAAAGAAGTTGACCCAGAAATCAAGTTCTTCATTTATAATCAGAAAGAGGAT AACAAGTACTTGACTTATCAAG AGACGGACGCAAAACGCTTTTTTCTCTTCAAACCCTATTGGGGACAGCCTCGGACTAAATCCTATGACGAGATAGCCAATCCCGGTAACGGTTACCTTTTCGACAAAGGCCAAATTTTGTTCGGTGTTGACGTGTTGGTCACTGAAACTTTTAACAAATGGGAAGTGTTCTCCTTCACTGAGAATTTGCATAATCGGTTTTACAAATGGGAAATCACAAGCTTCTCGTCACTAGAGAAACAGTTCTATTTATCGGATGAGTTTACCATTGGAGGAAGAAACTG TATGGACAATGATACATTGAAGGTTGAAATGGAGTTTGAATATTTCTCTAAAACAAAATACTTTCCGAGTTAG